GGCAAGACCCGACGCGGTGGTTAACGTCTTCAAGAGCCATGGTTTCTCTCAATCCCAGATCTCGGGTATCATTAGGAAGTGGCCTCCGCTGATTCTGGCGAGACCTGAGAGGACCCTCTTGCCCAAATTGAAGTATCTGCGCTCTGTCGGCTTTTCCGGCTCTGACCTGGCGCCAATGATCACCTTTGCTCCCTACTTTTTGACTAGGAGCTTAGAGAAGCACCTCATCCCCAATTTCAGTAGGCTGCGGGACTTCCTTGGGTGCAATAAGAGCGCGGTTACAGCTATTAGACGCAGTCCAAGAATATTGTTACATGGTTTCGAGGCTACAGTTGATCGTGTCGTCAAGATTTTGAGAGATAATGGAGTGCGTGAATCAAgcattatgtggttagttaagTGTCATTTCAGGAAGTTGATGAAGTCGCACGATCACCTCAAGAAAATTGTGGAGAAAACTAAGGGGATGGGCTTTGATGATCCTTCTGCGGCAAAGTTCGCTGTGGCTATGTTAGCGGTCTTGGGGATGAGCGAATCAATGTGGGAGAGGAAATTGGATGCTTATAGCAGGTGGGGTTGGTCTAAAGATGACGCCATGAGTGCTTTTGTGAAGAGGCCTTGGTGCATGACATTGTCTGAGGAAAAAATAAGCGCAGTGATGGGATTCTTTGTCAAGGAAATGGGGCTTCAATCTTCATTTCTTCTGCGACATCCTACCTTGATGTCGCTGAGCTTAGAAAAACGGATTTGTCCTCGATGTATGGTTTTTAAACATTTGTCGTCGCATGGTTTGATGAAGACGAAGTTTTGCTTGACTACCCTGTTGACAATTTCTGATAAAGATTTCCTGGTAAAGTTCGTGACCCCTCATATAAGGGAAGCTCCAGAATTGCTGGATATATATCGGGA
This region of Eucalyptus grandis isolate ANBG69807.140 chromosome 8, ASM1654582v1, whole genome shotgun sequence genomic DNA includes:
- the LOC104415109 gene encoding uncharacterized protein LOC104415109, whose amino-acid sequence is MFSSLSKTLLRRPLFLPTTLRLISTATAASNRTSFAFSYLVNSCGLSPESALFVSNRVTFETSARPDAVVNVFKSHGFSQSQISGIIRKWPPLILARPERTLLPKLKYLRSVGFSGSDLAPMITFAPYFLTRSLEKHLIPNFSRLRDFLGCNKSAVTAIRRSPRILLHGFEATVDRVVKILRDNGVRESSIMWLVKCHFRKLMKSHDHLKKIVEKTKGMGFDDPSAAKFAVAMLAVLGMSESMWERKLDAYSRWGWSKDDAMSAFVKRPWCMTLSEEKISAVMGFFVKEMGLQSSFLLRHPTLMSLSLEKRICPRCMVFKHLSSHGLMKTKFCLTTLLTISDKDFLVKFVTPHIREAPELLDIYREKKHMAMGALVP